A stretch of Blautia liquoris DNA encodes these proteins:
- a CDS encoding beta-galactosidase: MEKNILFPQIGGLVHGGDYNPEQWLDRPDILEKDIEMMKKAGINCVTLGIFAWSVYEPREGEFHFGWMKRIMDNLYANGIFTILGTPSGARPAWLDEAYPEAMRVNRQGIRNHHGGRHNHCMTSPKFREKVTIIDKKLAENFGNHPGLLLWHVSNELGGECYCPLCIKRFQDYLAEKFHHDIDELNKAWWTTFWSHNYNSFDQIEPPFLDGERSIMGLNLEWKRFTTWNMKEYLDLEIQTLRRETPDVPVTTNFMQLYNGLDYDFLSESIDIISWDSYPRFHNDYESLYDTMAETAFHHTVMRSLKKNKPFMLMESAPGLVNWHPFNKLKRPGIHMLSSLQAIACGSDTVQYFQWRKGRGSFEQYHGAVIDHLGRDDTRIFNEVSEVGDALEKLSEVAGTTTEAKAALLFDWDTRWAIQDVMALGKENKQYEKVCMDIWKEFLKLGVEMDVISSSSDFSKYRLIVAPMLYVLKKGTAARLREFVQGGGQLFATYFTGYVDENLLCFLGGFPGDGLSELFGTIIEEIDTLYPSDRNRICFEDETIWEVRDCAETMRVNDAKILARYMDDFYRDTPALTCKKNGTGKAYYLACRVPAHQMQPLFKRMLSDAEIEEKELPEGVEYHMRAGAEAVWEFYLNHNNESAKVSGVYGTDILSGSNIDGNLLLEKYQAVVIRR; this comes from the coding sequence ATGGAAAAGAACATTTTGTTCCCCCAGATAGGCGGTCTGGTTCATGGAGGAGATTACAATCCTGAGCAATGGCTGGATCGGCCGGATATTCTTGAAAAAGATATAGAGATGATGAAAAAAGCAGGGATTAATTGCGTCACCCTCGGTATTTTTGCATGGTCGGTTTATGAACCAAGGGAGGGGGAATTCCATTTTGGCTGGATGAAAAGAATTATGGACAATCTATATGCTAATGGTATTTTCACGATTCTGGGAACACCTTCCGGAGCACGGCCTGCGTGGCTGGATGAAGCTTATCCGGAAGCGATGAGGGTTAATAGACAGGGCATACGCAATCATCATGGAGGTCGTCATAACCATTGCATGACCTCTCCAAAGTTCCGCGAAAAAGTCACTATTATTGATAAAAAGCTGGCAGAAAATTTTGGAAATCATCCGGGGCTTTTGCTTTGGCATGTATCAAATGAACTGGGGGGAGAATGTTATTGCCCTCTGTGTATTAAAAGATTCCAGGACTATTTGGCTGAAAAATTTCATCATGATATTGATGAATTGAACAAAGCCTGGTGGACTACCTTTTGGAGCCATAATTATAATTCTTTCGACCAGATTGAACCTCCTTTTTTGGATGGCGAACGAAGTATTATGGGACTGAATCTGGAGTGGAAACGTTTTACAACCTGGAATATGAAAGAGTATCTGGACTTGGAGATTCAAACTCTGAGAAGAGAAACCCCTGATGTCCCTGTTACGACCAATTTTATGCAATTATATAACGGTCTGGACTATGACTTTTTGTCTGAGTCTATTGATATTATTTCCTGGGACAGTTATCCAAGGTTTCATAATGATTATGAATCACTATATGACACTATGGCAGAGACAGCTTTTCATCACACAGTTATGCGCTCACTGAAAAAAAACAAACCATTTATGCTGATGGAAAGTGCACCAGGCCTTGTCAACTGGCATCCATTCAATAAATTAAAACGGCCGGGAATTCATATGTTGTCAAGCCTTCAGGCGATTGCCTGCGGTTCTGATACTGTACAGTACTTTCAATGGAGAAAAGGAAGGGGATCTTTTGAACAATACCATGGAGCGGTGATTGACCATTTAGGAAGAGATGATACTCGGATATTCAATGAAGTATCCGAAGTGGGAGATGCTCTGGAAAAGTTATCTGAAGTTGCCGGAACCACGACAGAAGCCAAGGCAGCTTTGCTATTCGACTGGGATACTCGCTGGGCAATTCAAGATGTAATGGCCTTAGGAAAAGAGAACAAGCAGTACGAAAAAGTATGTATGGATATTTGGAAAGAATTTTTGAAATTGGGCGTAGAGATGGATGTAATCTCTTCATCATCAGATTTTTCGAAGTATCGTCTTATTGTGGCTCCGATGCTGTATGTATTAAAAAAAGGCACCGCCGCACGTCTGAGAGAATTTGTTCAAGGAGGAGGACAGCTGTTTGCCACATATTTCACCGGATATGTCGATGAAAATTTATTATGTTTTCTTGGCGGGTTTCCCGGTGACGGACTTTCTGAATTATTTGGTACAATAATTGAAGAAATTGATACACTTTATCCCTCAGATCGAAACCGAATTTGTTTTGAGGATGAAACTATATGGGAAGTGAGAGATTGTGCAGAAACTATGCGGGTAAATGATGCGAAGATTCTTGCACGCTATATGGATGATTTTTATCGGGATACGCCGGCGCTTACTTGTAAAAAAAATGGAACTGGCAAGGCATATTACCTGGCCTGCAGAGTACCGGCCCATCAGATGCAGCCATTATTTAAGAGAATGTTGTCGGATGCAGAAATTGAAGAGAAAGAACTGCCTGAAGGTGTAGAATATCATATGAGAGCGGGTGCGGAAGCTGTCTGGGAGTTTTATCTGAATCATAATAATGAATCGGCGAAGGTATCCGGCGTCTATGGAACAGATATACTTTCCGGAAGTAATATAGATGGGAATTTGTTACTCGAAAAATATCAGGCTGTGGTTATCAGGCGTTAA